The following are encoded together in the Pedobacter steynii genome:
- a CDS encoding serine hydrolase domain-containing protein, producing the protein MKKLTLIFVVLSVLITGAAQSSYDRSFQDQMVVMQCINDPVTQTGIMAEKLLELSKIPGLSIAVSKKGKIVYAEGFGYADLANKIRVSPETQFRTASVAKVITATALGKMIQDGQLDLKAGIGKYLPALPQEYQQITPLQLAGHLSGMPHYADDDKIENRFYQSTEEALKVFLHQKLISPPGTKYSYSTHGFTLLSAVMEKASGMNYLDYLNKELFKPLNMNNTGPDLRKHQHYTHLARLYDFKDDTLLEESNPEDVSYKWAGGGLISTPSDLLKLTFAYANGFLKSAVTGQMFSHQHLSSGEEQQIGIGWRFSKDVFGRNVIEHAGGMEGARTVVCMFPDQEVAVSIMVNASWPSSIEETAHLFAELFMDDQVPHTIPDFETKVMTSTLSKDKTLDGTGKLKFKGNIGNLTLSDGKHYTIIPLNRAGVYGLVSKEGIYYLEMQPTDDQGTNKRGAWKQVSGKAIAYGQQQKESAIDKAPFLTFTSSSVR; encoded by the coding sequence ATGAAAAAACTAACCTTAATTTTTGTTGTATTATCTGTTTTAATAACCGGAGCTGCCCAGTCCAGTTACGATCGTTCTTTCCAGGATCAAATGGTGGTTATGCAGTGTATTAATGATCCGGTTACACAGACTGGAATCATGGCAGAAAAACTGCTGGAGCTTTCTAAGATTCCGGGGCTTTCGATTGCCGTAAGTAAAAAGGGCAAGATCGTTTATGCTGAAGGTTTTGGTTATGCCGATTTAGCAAATAAGATTCGGGTTAGTCCGGAAACACAATTCAGAACGGCCTCCGTTGCTAAAGTTATTACTGCAACGGCACTTGGTAAAATGATACAGGATGGTCAGCTGGACCTGAAAGCAGGTATTGGAAAATATCTGCCTGCTTTACCTCAGGAATATCAACAGATTACTCCGCTACAATTAGCCGGACACCTGTCTGGTATGCCTCATTATGCTGATGACGATAAAATTGAAAATCGTTTCTACCAGTCAACCGAAGAGGCATTGAAAGTATTTTTACATCAGAAATTGATAAGTCCTCCCGGAACAAAATACAGCTATTCTACACATGGATTCACACTATTGTCGGCCGTAATGGAAAAGGCTTCGGGTATGAATTACCTGGATTACCTGAACAAAGAATTGTTTAAGCCTTTAAACATGAACAATACTGGTCCTGACCTGAGAAAGCATCAGCACTATACTCATCTGGCCAGACTTTATGATTTTAAAGATGATACACTTCTCGAAGAGTCCAATCCGGAAGATGTAAGTTACAAATGGGCCGGAGGAGGACTAATCAGCACACCATCTGATCTTTTGAAGCTGACATTTGCGTATGCAAATGGTTTTTTAAAATCAGCGGTTACCGGACAAATGTTCAGCCATCAACACCTCTCTTCCGGAGAAGAACAGCAGATCGGGATCGGCTGGAGGTTTAGCAAGGATGTATTTGGACGAAATGTAATAGAACATGCAGGGGGAATGGAAGGAGCAAGGACAGTAGTTTGTATGTTTCCGGATCAGGAAGTTGCCGTTTCAATCATGGTAAATGCGTCCTGGCCGAGTTCTATAGAAGAAACGGCCCATTTATTTGCGGAGCTGTTTATGGATGATCAGGTTCCGCATACTATACCAGATTTTGAAACTAAAGTTATGACCAGTACCTTATCAAAAGATAAAACCCTGGATGGAACAGGGAAATTGAAATTTAAGGGGAATATCGGCAACCTGACACTCTCAGATGGGAAACACTATACCATCATCCCCTTAAACCGGGCGGGTGTCTATGGACTGGTCAGCAAAGAGGGAATTTATTACCTGGAAATGCAACCAACCGATGACCAGGGTACTAACAAAAGGGGAGCATGGAAACAGGTGTCCGGAAAAGCGATTGCCTACGGTCAGCAACAAAAAGAAAGCGCCATAGATAAAGCCCCTTTTTTGACCTTTACTTCTTCTTCTGTACGTTAA
- a CDS encoding S41 family peptidase, giving the protein MKKIFILLSIFIKFTFGVAAQTIKMLPIDSYLGIYSSKKSSLKITISKNDTTLIAQATGQSAFPLEAGAKDQFMYYKAGIELLFDTSNGEMTVNQGGDISLFNKDNFTPVSGIAQQPIVYQPEDMQADLNKFKNALIKTHPGLYTNQSPEKFEEVVDKLILETSKPMQAADFYKVVLKMIASIHDDHTSVKAFNHLGDIIANQKWLPFQVYVTGERIFIVNNLSNLQIPEGSEILAIDGHLSNEILSETLKYFSSDGISESPTLHKLGVSYFTLFGKLYPQIFGGRSSYNISYRDYKSKQILTAQVEPVSGQNYIELKAKRYPSSIPATDAFNFEVNRQGNYAILKINQFFKDSFNEPENIFPDYYKKCFQEISANKIKNLIIDLRDNSGGKGANAAYLLQYFIDKPVIPAKEVTTLGNDEYFLKTTGVKLRLDEDYGLAKQMDGTFKVTKTDALRELNKFDPIEEYHFNGKLVVLINGGMVSAAGTAAGLFKEYTNAIMVGSETSGYAGISNGVQIISILGGHTETAITIPLLHTEHAINPNIKKRGAIPDYQVSNSVEDILGNRDAVLEFVFKNLLHIKP; this is encoded by the coding sequence ATGAAAAAAATCTTTATACTCTTATCAATCTTTATCAAATTTACCTTTGGCGTAGCGGCACAAACCATCAAGATGCTACCCATAGATAGCTACCTAGGCATTTACAGCAGCAAAAAATCTTCACTCAAAATAACCATCAGCAAAAATGATACGACATTAATAGCCCAGGCAACTGGACAGAGTGCATTTCCGCTGGAAGCCGGTGCCAAAGATCAATTCATGTATTATAAGGCTGGTATAGAGTTGTTATTTGATACTTCCAACGGTGAAATGACAGTGAACCAGGGCGGTGATATATCTTTGTTTAACAAGGATAACTTTACACCTGTCTCGGGAATTGCACAACAACCGATAGTCTATCAGCCTGAAGATATGCAGGCTGATCTCAATAAATTTAAAAATGCACTTATCAAAACACATCCGGGACTTTATACAAATCAATCCCCGGAGAAATTTGAGGAAGTGGTAGACAAATTGATATTGGAAACTTCCAAACCTATGCAGGCAGCAGATTTTTACAAAGTTGTACTCAAAATGATTGCTAGTATTCATGATGACCATACAAGTGTAAAGGCTTTTAACCATTTGGGCGATATTATTGCTAATCAAAAATGGCTACCCTTTCAGGTTTACGTTACAGGTGAGCGCATTTTTATAGTAAACAACCTGAGTAATCTGCAAATCCCGGAAGGCTCTGAAATTCTGGCAATAGACGGTCATTTAAGCAATGAGATTTTATCTGAAACTTTGAAATATTTTTCTTCCGACGGCATAAGCGAATCTCCTACACTACATAAACTGGGAGTGTCTTACTTTACGCTATTTGGTAAACTATATCCGCAGATTTTTGGAGGAAGATCGTCTTACAATATTTCCTACCGGGACTATAAATCTAAGCAAATACTAACCGCACAGGTAGAGCCGGTATCCGGACAAAACTATATAGAACTCAAAGCTAAGCGTTATCCATCTTCAATCCCAGCGACAGATGCTTTCAATTTTGAGGTTAACAGGCAAGGAAACTATGCAATTCTCAAGATCAATCAATTTTTTAAAGACAGTTTCAATGAACCCGAAAATATTTTTCCCGATTATTATAAAAAATGTTTCCAGGAAATTTCTGCCAATAAGATTAAAAACCTAATCATCGACTTAAGAGATAATAGTGGTGGTAAGGGAGCAAATGCCGCTTATTTACTTCAGTACTTTATTGATAAGCCCGTAATCCCGGCTAAAGAAGTAACTACATTGGGGAATGATGAATATTTTTTGAAAACAACCGGGGTTAAACTTAGATTAGATGAAGACTATGGCCTTGCTAAGCAAATGGATGGTACTTTTAAGGTGACGAAAACTGATGCCTTGCGTGAATTGAATAAATTTGATCCAATCGAAGAATATCATTTTAACGGGAAGTTGGTGGTGTTGATTAATGGCGGAATGGTTTCTGCGGCTGGTACGGCCGCAGGACTTTTCAAAGAGTATACGAATGCTATTATGGTCGGAAGTGAAACGTCCGGATATGCTGGCATTAGTAATGGGGTACAAATAATATCAATATTGGGCGGCCATACTGAAACAGCCATAACAATACCTCTTTTACATACCGAGCATGCAATAAACCCAAATATTAAGAAAAGAGGAGCTATTCCTGATTATCAGGTATCAAACTCTGTTGAGGACATACTTGGAAACAGGGATGCGGTTCTAGAATTTGTATTTAAAAACTTATTGCATATTAAACCTTAG
- a CDS encoding TlpA family protein disulfide reductase encodes MKITLFVFLMLLCQKSFSQHHTYTFNTSKFYSEADIKKSFESTKKSLGSSYIVVPVIYHKLAKNDTVVNYVRFEISKNGSGRETPDFKLVYKQDSTFLLLGKKLPDFRLKELSGIEISLDQLLGKPTLINFWATYCGPCIAEMPQLSRLKEKYKDKMNFISITENNAITDKLKDFLKDKDFNFDVLESAEAYKRALKIEAIPKNLFLDKNGVLKYIEGNYPIGNGSTPVDIDDERNAFTKIIKELIAN; translated from the coding sequence ATGAAAATAACGCTCTTTGTATTTCTGATGCTTCTATGTCAAAAAAGCTTTTCACAACACCATACATACACGTTCAATACTAGTAAGTTTTACAGTGAAGCTGATATAAAGAAGTCTTTTGAATCGACTAAAAAGTCATTGGGATCAAGTTATATCGTCGTACCAGTAATCTATCATAAGCTAGCTAAAAATGATACGGTTGTCAATTATGTTAGATTTGAGATCAGTAAGAACGGCTCAGGACGGGAAACACCTGATTTCAAATTAGTCTACAAACAAGATTCTACTTTCCTACTCTTAGGTAAAAAGCTTCCTGATTTCAGATTAAAGGAATTGTCTGGAATTGAAATTTCGCTAGACCAGCTTTTAGGAAAACCTACCCTTATAAATTTTTGGGCAACCTATTGCGGGCCCTGCATAGCAGAAATGCCCCAGTTAAGCAGGCTAAAAGAAAAATATAAGGATAAAATGAACTTTATATCTATTACTGAAAACAACGCTATAACTGACAAGTTGAAAGACTTTTTAAAGGATAAAGATTTTAATTTCGACGTTTTGGAAAGCGCTGAAGCCTATAAGAGAGCTCTTAAAATAGAAGCAATTCCCAAAAACCTTTTTCTCGATAAGAATGGGGTGCTAAAATACATAGAGGGAAACTATCCGATAGGTAATGGGTCGACTCCTGTGGACATCGATGATGAAAGGAATGCATTCACTAAAATTATTAAGGAACTTATTGCGAACTAA
- a CDS encoding DUF1266 domain-containing protein, whose amino-acid sequence MKEFIQNHPGEKDASPRYNPQDGNSVTAGWAYFVLACVPVIITYAVLNRLKEINKIETWMHYAGVLLALAFGAFLGSFFIRKITRKRISEQKRYYKLYGANWLPKEKQEALQLDAPDAYPLGEWLETLEYWPCEARGAKPEDFKTFLVTTKEERLISNDESWGVLTERSYHETIDKLFNGMHSRLFAADKTLMQADTKQKMINRIAELTQLPESYVQSCWQPKDNRPPQLLWGFDLNRVIELSRTSFMAGLISEETAWENI is encoded by the coding sequence ATGAAAGAATTTATCCAAAATCACCCTGGTGAAAAAGACGCCAGTCCAAGGTATAATCCCCAGGATGGTAATTCAGTTACTGCGGGATGGGCTTATTTCGTCCTGGCCTGCGTACCCGTAATCATTACCTATGCCGTACTCAACAGGCTTAAAGAAATTAATAAAATAGAAACCTGGATGCACTATGCAGGCGTTCTGCTTGCATTGGCTTTCGGGGCCTTTCTAGGTAGTTTTTTTATCCGGAAAATAACCCGCAAAAGAATATCGGAACAAAAAAGGTACTATAAACTTTATGGCGCGAACTGGCTGCCTAAAGAAAAACAGGAAGCCCTTCAATTAGATGCACCCGATGCCTACCCGCTTGGCGAGTGGCTGGAAACGTTGGAATACTGGCCTTGCGAGGCAAGAGGCGCAAAACCGGAAGATTTTAAAACCTTTTTGGTTACGACCAAAGAAGAGCGTCTTATAAGTAACGACGAAAGCTGGGGTGTACTGACGGAACGATCCTATCATGAAACAATTGACAAGCTTTTTAATGGTATGCACAGCAGGCTTTTTGCTGCTGATAAAACATTGATGCAGGCCGATACTAAACAAAAAATGATTAACCGGATAGCAGAACTTACGCAACTGCCCGAAAGTTATGTGCAAAGTTGCTGGCAACCGAAGGATAACAGGCCACCACAATTGCTCTGGGGCTTCGACCTTAACCGGGTGATAGAATTATCTCGCACCTCATTTATGGCAGGATTGATTTCCGAAGAAACCGCCTGGGAAAATATATAA
- the gwsS gene encoding grasp-with-spasm system SPASM domain peptide maturase — translation MGYLNMFANCPLVRGKNMSLICDLQLRKYYHVPNDMADVLDYLKSHSVEECYDAYGYGNKGVIKSYVDFVLKNDMGFMDTRIMDELVPLPLQWDAYADITNVIVELSPEMANDSCFIEELVNLNLEAIEIRCYEAISSEKLTQFLNHFSKSIVGTIRIFLKWNNWCTEKLFKNLIENNLRINSIVVHSSPQEKTIKLLKNSVSILYKKEVIASCLQCGVIDPGYFRTNIDLFTESQKHNTCLNRKLSINKDGYIKNCPSMPESFGHISQTRLADVLANPEFKKNWLLNKDRIAVCKDCEFRHVCTDCRAYVEQPQDRYSKPLKCGYDPYANVWEDWATSPLKQEAIAYYGLEK, via the coding sequence ATGGGATATTTAAATATGTTTGCGAATTGTCCATTGGTTAGAGGAAAGAATATGTCCCTGATCTGTGATTTACAGCTCAGGAAGTATTACCACGTTCCGAATGACATGGCAGATGTGCTGGATTATTTGAAATCCCATTCGGTTGAGGAATGTTATGATGCCTATGGTTATGGTAACAAAGGTGTCATTAAATCCTATGTGGATTTTGTTTTAAAGAACGATATGGGCTTTATGGATACCCGTATCATGGACGAATTGGTTCCTCTTCCTTTACAATGGGACGCCTACGCTGACATTACCAATGTAATCGTGGAGTTGTCGCCGGAAATGGCAAATGATTCTTGTTTTATTGAGGAGTTGGTAAACCTAAACTTAGAAGCTATTGAAATCAGATGTTATGAGGCGATCAGCAGCGAAAAATTAACACAATTTTTAAATCACTTCAGTAAGAGTATAGTCGGAACCATCAGGATTTTCTTGAAATGGAATAATTGGTGTACAGAAAAACTTTTTAAGAATTTAATAGAAAACAACCTGCGCATCAATTCTATTGTTGTACATTCTTCCCCGCAGGAAAAGACCATTAAATTATTAAAAAACTCTGTTTCCATCTTATACAAGAAAGAAGTGATCGCATCCTGCTTACAATGCGGGGTTATTGATCCTGGTTATTTCAGGACAAACATAGACCTGTTTACAGAAAGCCAAAAGCACAATACCTGCTTAAACCGTAAGTTATCCATAAATAAGGATGGATATATTAAAAATTGCCCCTCCATGCCCGAGAGTTTCGGTCATATAAGCCAGACCCGGTTGGCAGACGTATTGGCAAATCCGGAGTTTAAGAAAAACTGGCTGCTGAATAAGGACCGTATTGCTGTTTGCAAAGACTGCGAGTTCAGGCATGTTTGTACCGATTGCCGGGCCTATGTAGAGCAGCCTCAGGACCGGTACTCAAAACCATTAAAATGTGGCTATGATCCTTACGCAAATGTCTGGGAGGACTGGGCTACCAGTCCGCTTAAGCAGGAGGCTATAGCCTATTACGGATTAGAAAAATAG
- the gwsG gene encoding grasp-with-spasm system ATP-grasp peptide maturase: MSKVLILSQAKLESSTDLLCKWLIYYRIPFVRYNGEDLFDLDSLNDMPQNTDYSLVWYRRRISSFPHVNYSFKAQHYNNEFALKKFLADEFKAVYTYLYHRIELKKWVNDPFSLNGINKLHVLQLAAKHNLNVPFTEVVTTRAAVARILRDHSQIIVKPLSELIFLEGEGNTHFKMLTKVIHERNIHYVPVRFFPSLIQECIAKKMEIRAFYLFGKFYSMVIYSQNNNNTEVDFRNYDFVRPNRTVPYQLPKEIEIKLDALMKDLSFNTGSIDLILTPGGDYIFLEINPEGQFGMVSHPCNYYLEREMALVFKEKSAEDL, translated from the coding sequence ATGAGTAAAGTTTTAATTTTAAGTCAGGCCAAGTTGGAATCCTCAACAGATCTTCTGTGTAAATGGCTAATTTATTATCGCATCCCGTTTGTGCGCTATAATGGCGAAGATTTGTTTGACCTGGATAGCCTAAACGATATGCCACAGAATACAGACTACAGTTTGGTATGGTACAGGAGGCGTATTTCCAGTTTTCCACATGTAAATTATAGTTTTAAGGCGCAGCATTATAATAATGAGTTTGCCTTAAAGAAATTCTTAGCCGATGAGTTTAAAGCTGTTTACACTTATCTATATCATAGAATAGAATTGAAAAAGTGGGTTAATGATCCATTTAGTCTAAACGGAATAAACAAGCTACATGTATTACAGTTAGCCGCTAAACACAATTTAAATGTTCCATTTACAGAAGTGGTTACCACCAGAGCTGCAGTAGCCAGGATCCTTCGTGATCATTCGCAAATCATCGTTAAGCCGTTGAGCGAACTTATTTTTCTGGAGGGTGAAGGAAATACACATTTTAAGATGTTAACCAAGGTAATTCATGAGCGAAATATTCACTACGTACCAGTTCGTTTCTTTCCTTCTCTGATTCAGGAATGTATAGCAAAAAAAATGGAAATAAGAGCATTCTATTTATTTGGAAAATTTTATTCCATGGTTATTTATTCTCAAAATAATAACAATACAGAAGTGGATTTTAGAAACTATGATTTCGTACGCCCCAATAGAACTGTACCTTATCAGCTGCCTAAAGAAATAGAAATAAAGCTTGATGCCTTAATGAAAGATTTATCATTTAACACAGGCTCTATCGATTTGATACTTACACCCGGGGGAGACTATATATTTCTGGAGATCAATCCCGAAGGCCAGTTTGGTATGGTATCTCATCCTTGTAATTATTATCTGGAACGCGAAATGGCCCTGGTCTTTAAAGAAAAGAGTGCAGAGGACTTATGA
- a CDS encoding serine hydrolase domain-containing protein: protein MKTSLKFLAALLLISNCSFGQDISKKIDSIIKDSYMKNPDVGISVGFIKSNVEYYTAYGDLNPGSQTKINKKSIFEIASITKILTSNLIAQAVIDHKIKIDEDIDDLLPKAYVLHENLKNKIKISDLASHQSGLPDIDFGKLIELDPQQPISSVTEKTLTTIINNCTDLIDYGKYRYSTIGYTLLGQILEKVYGKSYDEILRGKIIEPLRMKNTLTKDFEVKNRTIGHNPNGGVQEFMKWNVTAAAGLVKSDAADMVAFLKAVLNKETAIGKAAIITEKIFYKHENREMGLGTNIVTDDKNTIYMKSGDSMGQSSIICYNRAKNWGIIILLNQRNSKMRQNLLNEIYDTVLK, encoded by the coding sequence ATGAAAACCTCATTAAAATTTCTAGCGGCGCTATTATTAATCAGCAACTGTTCTTTTGGACAAGATATCTCCAAAAAGATTGATTCAATAATCAAGGATAGTTATATGAAAAATCCTGACGTAGGTATCAGCGTTGGTTTTATCAAAAGTAATGTTGAATACTACACAGCCTATGGTGATTTGAATCCGGGAAGTCAAACTAAAATCAATAAAAAGTCCATATTCGAAATCGCATCGATTACTAAAATTTTAACTTCAAATCTAATCGCACAAGCGGTTATTGATCATAAAATAAAAATTGATGAGGATATCGACGACCTTCTTCCCAAAGCTTATGTGCTACATGAAAACCTTAAAAACAAAATAAAAATTTCAGACCTGGCATCTCATCAATCTGGTTTGCCTGATATAGATTTTGGAAAGTTAATCGAACTGGATCCGCAACAACCTATAAGTAGTGTAACTGAAAAAACATTGACCACGATAATCAATAATTGTACTGACCTGATAGATTATGGTAAATATCGTTATTCTACGATTGGGTATACTTTACTCGGACAAATTTTAGAAAAAGTGTATGGCAAGAGTTACGATGAAATCCTCAGAGGCAAAATAATTGAACCCTTACGTATGAAAAATACTTTAACAAAAGATTTTGAGGTAAAAAACAGGACAATTGGCCATAATCCCAATGGTGGAGTTCAGGAATTCATGAAATGGAATGTTACAGCAGCAGCCGGATTAGTTAAATCCGATGCTGCTGATATGGTTGCGTTTTTAAAAGCAGTTTTAAATAAAGAAACTGCAATAGGGAAAGCGGCCATCATTACGGAAAAAATCTTCTATAAACATGAAAATAGAGAAATGGGATTAGGGACAAACATTGTGACGGATGATAAAAATACAATCTATATGAAATCAGGAGATTCAATGGGACAATCCTCAATTATATGTTACAATAGGGCAAAAAACTGGGGTATTATCATACTTCTAAACCAAAGGAACTCAAAAATGAGACAAAACCTATTGAATGAAATTTATGATACGGTATTGAAATAA
- a CDS encoding helix-turn-helix domain-containing protein has translation MDKINLLATIAVVTMFISLFLSFFLITVKTEHKLSNRLFAFFLVLTAIDIVGGQGSLLEIPLNARIFISSFFFLQLPAFYLYVLSVCYADFKLKPVHLIHTATFLVANLTLLPRFYAVNLAAKISFLEKSSTRPEIQLNHILMHIQIVLYLIAAFMILRKARKIYLENYAGASMESLHWLFQFTLALSIFYVIALLKNIFKFTEYPGISEWLKVGLLLFTLVSICWYLYKALNHPELFRNIDSKLKLVRNIISEEQNREQSAVSENEYNEELLKLKKYMNEEKPFLNPSLTIQDISREIKIPVRDLSILINHKQEQHFYDFVNTYRIERAMDILKDVTKNKVTVLEILYDVGFNSKSSFNTAFKKHTGKTPTSYRKDL, from the coding sequence ATGGATAAAATTAATTTACTAGCTACAATCGCTGTAGTTACCATGTTCATTTCGTTATTTCTATCATTTTTTTTGATTACAGTCAAAACTGAACATAAGTTAAGTAATCGTCTTTTTGCTTTTTTTCTGGTCTTAACCGCAATTGATATTGTCGGAGGTCAGGGTTCCCTGCTTGAAATTCCTTTGAATGCAAGAATTTTTATAAGCTCTTTCTTTTTCTTACAACTTCCAGCTTTTTATTTATATGTTTTATCTGTCTGCTATGCTGATTTTAAACTAAAACCAGTACACTTAATTCATACAGCTACTTTTTTAGTAGCCAATTTAACCTTGCTGCCGCGTTTTTATGCCGTTAACCTGGCCGCTAAAATTAGTTTTCTTGAAAAAAGCAGTACCAGGCCGGAAATACAGCTCAATCATATTTTGATGCATATTCAAATTGTATTATACCTCATTGCAGCTTTTATGATACTAAGAAAAGCAAGGAAAATATATCTTGAAAATTATGCAGGGGCAAGTATGGAATCACTTCATTGGTTATTTCAGTTTACGCTGGCGCTATCCATCTTTTATGTTATCGCGCTACTAAAAAACATCTTTAAGTTTACTGAATATCCTGGCATTTCTGAATGGTTAAAAGTTGGACTTTTGTTATTTACGCTGGTTAGCATTTGTTGGTATTTATATAAAGCATTAAATCACCCGGAACTATTTAGAAATATTGATTCCAAATTAAAACTGGTAAGGAATATCATTTCCGAAGAGCAAAACAGGGAGCAGTCAGCCGTAAGTGAAAACGAGTACAATGAAGAGTTATTGAAATTGAAGAAGTATATGAATGAGGAAAAGCCATTTCTCAATCCTTCCTTAACAATTCAGGATATCTCCAGGGAAATTAAAATTCCTGTCCGGGACTTATCTATTTTAATTAACCATAAACAGGAGCAGCATTTTTATGATTTCGTCAATACCTATCGTATAGAGCGTGCTATGGATATCTTAAAAGATGTTACAAAAAATAAGGTAACTGTCTTGGAAATCCTATACGACGTAGGATTTAATTCAAAATCTTCCTTTAATACGGCTTTTAAAAAACACACAGGTAAAACACCAACTTCTTATCGTAAGGATTTGTAA
- a CDS encoding class I SAM-dependent methyltransferase has translation MKEELRHLFGNIDIYLFDQLLKGTYDDCRSVLDAGCGQGRNAGYFLRSGYQVYGVDSSADNIARIKQMAAPFSDSSSEENFRTGLVENLPFNDEKFDLVISSAVLHFASNAGHFEEMLNSMWRVIRPGGYLFCRLASDIGIENLVRSIGDGRYILPDESERFLVNQEMLLRFTKELGATLHEPIKTTNVQNLRSMTTWCLRKLE, from the coding sequence ATGAAAGAAGAGCTGCGCCATCTGTTTGGTAATATCGACATCTATTTATTTGATCAGTTATTAAAAGGAACATATGATGACTGTCGGTCCGTCCTGGACGCAGGATGCGGGCAGGGGAGGAATGCCGGTTATTTTTTGCGATCCGGATACCAGGTTTATGGTGTCGATTCATCTGCAGACAACATTGCCCGGATTAAACAGATGGCTGCTCCATTTTCTGATAGTTCCTCGGAAGAAAATTTCAGAACCGGTCTTGTGGAAAATCTGCCATTTAACGATGAAAAGTTTGATCTGGTAATTAGCAGTGCCGTACTCCATTTTGCCAGTAATGCCGGGCATTTCGAAGAAATGTTGAACTCGATGTGGCGGGTGATCCGTCCCGGAGGCTATCTGTTTTGCCGTCTGGCATCGGATATTGGTATAGAGAATCTGGTCAGATCAATCGGAGACGGAAGATATATTCTGCCGGATGAATCTGAGCGTTTTCTGGTCAATCAGGAGATGTTACTCCGGTTTACCAAAGAGCTGGGCGCAACCCTACATGAGCCGATCAAGACAACCAATGTTCAGAATTTGCGGTCAATGACCACCTGGTGCCTGCGGAAATTGGAGTAA
- a CDS encoding SDR family oxidoreductase — protein sequence MDFKNKNVVITGGTTGIGLATAKAFIGAGANVWITGRNAGNLEKAAIEINSPKLKTVISDTSKLPEIEVLEEAVAESGSKLDVLFLNAGIAVFAPIEQVTEADFDAQFNTNVKGHFFTLQKLLPHMANGAAVLFTSSTVATASNLGTSVYSSTKGALNKIAQIAANELAERKIRVNIISPGPVATPGLDNAVPAEAKGHLAAATALQRLGNPDEIANAVLFLASDAASFITGTELLADGGYINYAMK from the coding sequence ATGGATTTTAAAAATAAAAACGTCGTCATTACAGGCGGAACCACAGGTATAGGATTAGCAACTGCAAAAGCGTTTATCGGGGCAGGAGCAAATGTTTGGATTACAGGTAGAAATGCAGGTAATCTGGAAAAGGCCGCTATAGAGATCAACAGCCCAAAATTGAAGACTGTAATTTCTGACACTTCTAAATTGCCTGAGATTGAGGTATTGGAAGAAGCAGTTGCAGAAAGCGGAAGTAAATTGGATGTTCTTTTTCTGAATGCAGGGATAGCGGTATTTGCGCCAATTGAACAAGTTACTGAAGCAGACTTTGATGCACAATTCAATACCAATGTAAAAGGTCATTTCTTCACTTTGCAAAAATTGCTTCCCCATATGGCAAATGGAGCAGCGGTATTGTTCACCTCTTCAACGGTAGCAACAGCTTCAAATCTGGGAACCAGTGTATATTCTTCTACCAAAGGAGCGTTAAATAAAATTGCCCAGATTGCGGCAAACGAATTGGCGGAAAGAAAAATTCGCGTAAACATTATTAGTCCCGGACCCGTTGCAACACCTGGATTAGATAACGCGGTGCCTGCGGAAGCAAAAGGACATTTAGCCGCTGCTACAGCGCTGCAAAGATTGGGTAACCCTGATGAAATTGCAAATGCGGTGTTGTTCCTCGCTTCTGACGCCGCAAGTTTTATTACAGGAACAGAGTTATTAGCAGATGGTGGCTACATCAACTACGCAATGAAATAA